Within the Glycine max cultivar Williams 82 chromosome 12, Glycine_max_v4.0, whole genome shotgun sequence genome, the region ccgacacatctgatcaagtctttatcacacaggtacttattgtccttactatatgtttcttcttttaaattattagtgCTAAAttggctatttaactttgtttcatgaacaggtagctgtgtctccgccaaaaccacctccgaagcccgatccggaggtcgatgatccactttatctgatgacattgaccatcccagagcttttcttgaggccttatcaggttagatgggatgccaccgtgttcggggtcgttaatccagatttccccctgtacataaagcacgaagacctctccgaaatcgcacacggtggtcaatgtctcagcatatcagtgttacagttgtggattctgtaagtctttatataaaaggcttttatttacctaagttatggctttcaattcataaatatttaactttgacttaacataaacagacatctcactgaaacatgtatgcgagcggggaatttgatatctatggattcctcgagcctcagtccattcagaggtctgggcaatcgcagtttgaatctgaaagttacataaagagttggatgcagagttcacaacgcgatgtgtatcttggagcctacctaaatgggtaagtcacaaaataacaaaatttaattaatgtttactaatgtactaacccattttaggttccactgcagcggacattggcagatggtggtcatcctgcccaaggaacacttagttgtctggttttgttcattgcataacggccagacaactaccttaaggggattattaataggttagtgttcttttcaatacatttgcattgtaatacctcaacgtacaacaccagtttttaattgttactcatatggaacagtgctatcaagggtcttgatgatgctccacagcctaaatcaaaggctcctgctaggtggattgtcgtcaaggtacgtcatttacataaaacttccacttatatatatttctttatgtgtctgtacactagttgtttaattaatatccaaatttcattatgtatttagtgtaatagacaaaaaggaactactgagtgcggctactatgtcatgcactggatgtccaccatcattttaggaagttttagaaataattgggaagcggtaagtttatttcaaagaaaatcgatttatttataatttgtattacattattaacttaatatgatttatttaatcatgcagtattttaacgaccctagaccattggagcctgagagattaaaagcattgtggattcagtgggcacagttttatctccgagttagagatcaggcctaggatttagggacattttttaacattttttacattttctatgtaacacgaacattgaattcatttgttgattgttctttataatatataaatcaattatttgatgtttattatcattaaaactgcttgaaagcagaataaaatgtttatttgctgtgaattgggcctcctgaaattgcatttgacaggtacaattttgggtttactgtaaaaacagaaagtatatataaaaaaaatatttgaaaacaacatcggttattaacaaaaaccgatgttaatatcataaccaacatcggttataatagaaaaccgatgttaacgtttgtatattaacatcggttttttgtgtataaccgatgtcagcgtttgtattttaacatcggttatctgtggataaccgatgtcaactattgtacattaacatcggttaattataaataaccgatgtgaatatttgaatataacatcgattatttataattaaccgatgttatacacaaagaactacaccaaataagtgtatgcatcatcaacgttgacatcggttttctagaaaaacggatgttaagggcatatattaacatcggttttctagaaaaccgatgttaaactaacatattaacatcggttttactggaaaaccgatgtcaacgttcatcatgctacactttttttgctgttgttcattgtgtttaacatggTATttgagaaccgatgttgtcatatgtatgttaatatcggttctccaaaaccgatgttaacattaatacattcaacatcgtcactttcaatATCGGTTTTAGAACTGATGTAGAAtattctaaataaccgatgttgaaagtgtattttctaatagtgtggTCGGATGAACATAACTCCGAAATTTCTATGGACTCACTAAAAATCATCAAGTGATCATGACCCATTTTTGACAAAGTGTTTTCTTACTCCATCTTCGAAAGCAGTTTTGAACCAAAAACTTATCCTAAATGACATTCCTTGTCCTACCTTAGTCACTTTAAAGTCTTGTTGAGTGAATACAAAGTGACTTGCAGCAGTTTGGTGAGTAATTAAACACTCATCTGcctgtcaaattttaaaatcatatacacatgcaatatcaatttaatgttaatttcaaGATGTGCCGAGTGTCATGTACTCATTTATGAAAGCGACAACATTCACTCATCTGAACTTGAAATGGATTGCGGAGTGTAGGATTGTTTATAGTCATTGGAGGAAGATTGCAAAAGTTGGAAAATGGATGGAGGACTTTTGCATAATCACAAAATTTGCAAGTTGGTTGCCAGATGCAACttctaactttattttattttggatttgtttacaattaaattatattatactatAGTATTATTAatctgtaattttttatttataagtctTGGTGATATATATTTTGCGGAAATTGGAACATCCTGGACACATTTGTgggaaatttttgtttataagtactcttggtgcatgatatattttgtttagaaCTCTTGGtgatatattaatttgtgtaaatttttgtttataagtcttggtggtatatttgtttataaatgtaGCTTATTTTATGAGTTTTATACAACTTTGAGTGATAAGTTGTCATATGAATAATTATaggttggtaattaaaaaacaaatattatattaaaaaaaattcagaaaaacaacattgttttttaaaaaattgacgtTGCCAGTGAAAagtaacatcgatttttaaaaaaacagatGTTATCAGTAAACAACAATATCGGtttttaaataatcaatgttaacattgatacttTAACGTCGgtagtttcaacatcggttaataaccgatgttgaaagtccttaataaccgatgtaaaaagcttattttttagtagtgagggTAAAATGCAAAATGATACTTTGATTAAAAGGTCAACAATTGATATTTTAACAACTTCACAATATCCTATGCTTTTGTGTTAAACTTATTCCCTGCCTTCATTTGTACTTAAACTCTTTCATTTAAACATCTACTAGAATtttaccttcaatttttttcatctgtaaaaaattaaatagtgaaggtttataagaatttaaatttttgatatgAGAATCAAAGGCAAATATCAGAAGTTTACCTCCAAATTTAGGTCGAGTCACCAATGTACACTACAGTTAATGAATGAACATTGAGAAAGTTACGGTtaagggttttttttatttatttatggattACAAGTACCTTCTCCCGAAGATAATCCTACTTAAGTTGAGTAATACCAAGATTTATAAGATTGTTGTTACTCATAGGATTTGCAATATGATTTttatgagtatgaattatttgattaatataagataaaatatgtttttcgtcTCTGTAAAATTAGAAGTGTTTGGTTTTAGTCTCTacaaaataaattgtgtgtTTTTAGTCATTGTAAAATAGAAATGTACTACTATTTGGGCTGAAACTAGGTTTAGATTAACGGAACTTGGCTCCAAGttaaaatatactattatttaacTTAGAGCTAGGCTCAATTAACTCAAACTTAGCTTCAAATTAgacaatgatatattttaattttctaaaaattaaaaatatatacaaaatttatagAGACCGAAATTgaatatttctaatttatagaaatggaaaatatattttagacatATGCATGTAAATATATACCAAAAccgtcatatatatatatatatatatatatatatatatatatatatatatatatatatatatatatgttgggtAAAACAAGAACAGGGTTTATACACTATAATGCTATCATGTGGACTTTCCtttctcacctttttttttaaataaaaaagaaaaacaccagtttttttttccattttttcacTTCTAAGGTATGATGTCTATATAGGATAAGTACTTATCTTGGATTGTCTATTTCTGTCTATCTACCATGAAATTGTGTTCATTTGTGCAAGTTACACGtcaatcaattttcaattttgttcaACATAAGTAGTTGATTGCCCCATAGGATAGGTTGGTAAAGAGATTGCATTAAGCATGTGCTTATTGGGTTCTTTCCCATCCTCTCCTCTGTAAAATTTGTGAACCAAGTACAAGCAATTCAACAGCTcgccaaaaataaaaactcatgttTGCTAATTATTTGAGAAAAGTTGTAAAAAATCCAAGGGTATTGAGTAAGTCAATTAATCATTTATGATTCAATAATAGTGTCAATTCATTCTGACAAAAATTCTGGAAACTTTAGAgttatatcatatattattaattttaatttaaaacttaaacaAATAAGCCAAAGCCCCAAAGCTTCCACTGCCAACCCACTTCTAATTATGTAGCATTTGttattttggtaattttttttgctcTTTCCTTTTATCCTAAGAAAAAGATGTGCAGCATATACATCCACATAAATCTACTCAAATCcttattaattatatgaaaatagtTAAGTTAATCactaattagttataaatttcataatcagtaataaatcaatatgtaaatttaaaaactatttataaatttaataattactaaaaaaataatacatttaataaccagtaataaattaagaatagatttatgaaatttaagtaaaataattaaatatcttttactGACTTATTTCCATATAAAAGTATAAACTAATAACCAAACGCAAAAATAACATACTTGGATCTTTAACGGTTTGTGCATCGAAATGACACAAACTCCGTgaaaaatatttacacaaaCATGCATTTAATAGTTGGTAATTAAACCCAAATTTTAGTCATCGGTATCTAGTAACAATACCAATAACTTTGTTGTCGCTAAATAtcgacaaattttattttttgacggTCGAAAATGGCTACTAATGCCTCTATTCAGCTTATGTGTCTATCAGTAATTTGTTGAAACACTTGAGTTATCGAGATTATTGTGAGTATACCGATGACTTTTAACCAtagataatatcatttttttcttgtagtcttattaattatttttttatgtaaaagatATGATAcacatataataatttgtatactatattttttttattttcatctcctCTGTCTGTcattaaataatgtaataaatgatataaaagGGAGAGCCAAACACAAGAAAAATGCTATTTTGCAAActgttttataaattattgtataaataacattttttattataataaacaaaTGTTAAAGGGGTAAAAAAGAAATGACTGCAGAACTAAACATGGttagtaataaatttttattagattCAGCAAAGAAAACAATATTCCACAACCAATGAGGGTCAGCCACCCTTCAAAAATTCAGTTTAATTTTTTCCAAGCTAACAGAGGAATTAATGTTTTCTGAACTTTTACTCCAACAACCACATCCTGAACCCCACacacaagagaaagaaagagaggcaGTCATTTTCCATGTAGAAGTGCCGTTGTGTCACAGTCTCCAAACTCCAAATTAACTCTACATGCCAAACAGAAGAACTTCGTGTGGAGGCAAAGCCAAGCATACGCCAAAGTTAATTttgcattcaatttttttttcctaccctTTGTTCCTTAACTTTGCCTCCTTCAAAACCAAGTCAATAGCACAAAACTTGAAACAAAAACCAACATGGTCCTTCTCAGTCTTATGTCTCTTTCTCCTTAACTACCCCCTCCTCTCATAGCTCTCCACACCCTATTAAAAGCCTTCAAACACCCCTTATTGACATGCTTCCCTGTCCCAAATGCTAAGCAAGGTTAGGTGAAGATAGCAACCTTAAGCACACCATCAAAACCTTCCTCTAGCAGAATAACCTGACGTGGGATCTTGCAGTTTTTTTTCTACATTGTCATTGATCAGGGTGGTGGATTAATTGACAAATGAAAAGAATTAAAAGTACTAGTTGAAGAGGAGGGACTCCAAGCAGTGTTGttgtttctacttttttttttttttttggttttggtgTTGCCTTGCCTTGCCTTGTTGTGTTTTGGACCAAAATGTTGCTGCAGATATCTCCGAGTTTGAGGCATGTCACCGTGCTTCCGGGAAAAGGGTTGAAGGAGTTTATCAAAGTGAAGGTTGCATCAAGGAAGCTTTCTTATCGGATGCTCTTCTATTCACTCTTGTTCTTCACATTCCTTCTTAGGTTTGTGTTTGTCTTGACAGCTGTGGATAACATTGATGGAGAAAACAAGTGCTCTTCCTTAGGTACATTATCagtctctctctcacacacacaaagTCACGAACATAAAAACACATACATGCATAGCAGAAACACAAAGATGTGCCGCAGGGTGAATGAGGCCTATATTTTCAACATGTCAAAGCATACATGTATTTTACTGTActtttgaactttgaatgattTGCAATAGCTATTTGTCTGCAttcaatattttgtttgattaacGACGGTTCTATAAATTGAAGGATTCTGAAATTAACCAATGTAAACGAGGCATAACATTTTGTctattgtttttcaattttggctacttttatatatatatatatatatatatatatgtatgtatgtatgtattcagTTATGAGAAGCATTAGACATAATTATAAACATATCGTAAGAGTCTCCTCTGTTGGAATGGAATTTTTGTAATATGTATTTTGCACAGTATTTTAGTGTTGTAAGTAGGATTCGTCAACGTCAATGATTACTGTTGGCTAAACTTGATATCATGCACTTGTTTCCGTTTAAAAATAGTAAGTATGATGCTATGTTACAAATTTACATGTGTACTTGATGTAGATTTTATGCTCTTAAGAATAGAATAACAGAGTGAATTCCACAATTTGCAAATCAAATTCTAAAGCCACATGTTTAGGGTAATGATAATGATACATTCTGCAACCTTTCGAATTCGAAACAAGCGCATGACTCTTTTACGTCTAGATATAATAATTCCAGTAATTTTGAtgatttatgtatatatatgaccTTTTGAtttactaaaaatattgtttgcaGGTTGCCTGGGAAAAAAATTGAGGCCAAAGATTTTGGGAAGAAGTCTAGAATCAAATGTAATCTCCTTAACTCTTATAATATCTGTCTGCGTGAGAATCCATATGGTAACTAATTGACCAGAATAATCTAATGGTGGCTGAAAATGACACTGGTTTCTGCTAGGTCCCAGAAGTGATATACGGAATATTAGATCAACCCCTTGGCAAAGATGAACTAGAGGGAAGGTCTGATATACCTCAGACATTAGAAGAGTTCATGACCCAAATGAAGGAAGGTGGATATGATGCCAAGACATTTGCAATTAAACTAAGAGAAATGGTACCATTTTCCCACTCTTTAAACTAATGCAGAAGTAACAGTTTTCCAAGTTCAAGTCTCCACTTAAATTCTGAACATTTTCTTAGGTAACCCTTATGGAACAAAGAACAAGGGAAGCAATAGTTCAAGAATATTTATATCGTCATGTAGCCTCAAGCGGCATACCCAAACAGCTTCACTGCCTTGCCTTAAGGCTGGCCAACGAGCACACCAACAATGCCGCGGCACGCCTTCAGCTACCCTCTGCAGAACTTGTCCCTGCCCTGGTTGACAACAACTACTTTCACTTTGTCCTGGCCTCAGACAATGTTCTTGCCGCCTCTGTGGTTGCAACATCGCTTGTTCGCAACAGTTTGCGACCTCAGAGGGTTGTTCTGCACATAATTACAGATAGAAAGACTTACTACCCCATGCAGGCTTGGTTCTCCTTGCACCCTTTATCACCTGCCATAATTGAGGTCAAGGCATTGCACCACTTTGATTGGTTTACAAAAGGGAAGGTGCCTGTGCTTGAAGCAatggaaaaagatcaaaatgttCGATCACATTTTAGAGGGGGGTCATCAGCTATCGTTGCAAATACTACTGAGAAGCCGAAAGTAATTGCTGCAAAGCTGCAAGCACTTAGTCCTAAGTATAATTCAGTAATGAATCACATTCGGATACATCTTCCAGAGGTAAAAGTGATAGAATTATgaagcaaaattatttttgtgtagTTCATTAACCTTTTTTCCTGTGATGCTTACTTCTGTGATACTCTTTTCATTAACAGTTGTTCTCAAGTCTTAACAAGGTGGTCTTCCTCGATGATGACACTGTGGTACAAACTGATCTTTCACCTCTGTGGGACATTGACTTAAATGGAAAAGTTAATGGAGCAGTAGAAACATGCAGTGGAGAAGATAAGTTGGTGATGTCAAAGAGGTTGACAAGCTATTTGAACTTCTCCCACCCTTTAATATCCCAAAATTTTGATCCCAATGAATGTGCTTGGGCTTATGGCATGAACATTTTTGACCTTGATGCTTGGAGGAAGACCAATATAAGCTCTACATACCATCATTGGGTTGAGCAGGTATATATAAGTACTTTCCATCCTACTATAATACTGTcaagaaaaataagtaaattactTAAGATATgttcaaaactaaaatttgagtTTCCATATTGGAGAAAGATAGTATAATAATACATAATTGGTATTATGCTTTATGCAGAATATAAAATCAGACCTCAGTTTGTGGCAGCTAGGAACATTACCCCCTGGATTAATAGCATTCCATGGTCATGTCCACACTATTGATCCTTTCTGGCACATGTTGGGATTGGGATATCAGGAAAATACAAGTTTTGCTGATGCTGAGACTGCTGGTGTCATCCATTTCAATGGCAGGGCAAAGCCATGGCTAGATATAGCTTTTCCCCATCTAAAGCCATTGTGGACCAAGTACATTGACTTTTCAGATTACTTCATAAAGAGTTGTCACATTAGGGCATTGTAATTTTGATCATGAAAAAAAGTGGCCATTGTTTTTTAGTGGAAGGAATGGTATTTGCATACAGAGGAAGATGAAAATGATAGGACTTCTTCAAAAGCATATACCCATCCACCACTACAAGGAAGTGACAACACAACAATGATATGGCTACTTTGTGCAGCCTTTGTTTTGATTTTCCTTTGTTAACTCTTCagctgaaattatttttctcttcaatcCATATTGTAAGTATGACGGTGTAacatccaatttttttaaaataaattaaaaagaatttttttattttaaaataaatagttttagaaaaatgattaaataaacaagaagaaataattttattaatttaaataataatttgaatgaaaataaaaaaaatattttatttattaatgtgataggaaataaaataatttttttataaaataataaaaaaatagagtaaataatatattGGGAATACcttaactataaatagagacatgttAGATCAGTTTTAAGATCGACGATATGTTTCTACGCTTCCTCTTTCTTTCAATTTcgtttttccttcttcctctcacaaaatctttttttttcagcaTACACCCAAATTTGTCTCAGTAAAATGACGATTCCAAATACATTAAACGTTGGATCGACATGAAATTTGAGAACCAAGTTAGGAACTCATTTTCaaacattttgaccgttggaaTTTGTGAAACAATGTCTAAGGTGAGAGAAATGTCTTTCACATCGTAGCTTTCTTTTTCTCGCATATCCCAAACCTGTTTCAGTAAAATTACGATCccggactcgttaaccgttgaatcatcatgaaatttaaacaccagGTTCAAAATTCATGTTTCACATCTCCACTTTTGGGATTTTCTAAATAATGTCCACAGAGAGAGAAGCGTCCCTTGCACGAAGACAGTAAAATGGAGGCtttcaatcccttctctttcGCTCTAACGCTTAGAAACCCTAATAGAGCAACcaaaggaaaagcttgaggaatcttagacTGTAACATCCCAAATTTcataaactagattaaaaacaattgttatttataaataaatagaattttaaaaataatgatgagattttataaataaataaataaggagatataattattaattaaaataatgatttgagagaaaataaaaagggtattttatttatttgtttgatagagaataaaataaagtttatttttataaaataataaataataaataaataaatagagtaaataataggtcaaaaatgcccctagctataaataacaACATGATAGGTCAGtttcagactgactcctcagcctcctctgcctcacaatttcattttttttctctcttctcccaaaaccctctcttttttccGTAGGTCAcctaacctgtctcagaaaaatgatgatctcggactcattcaccgttggatcgtcgtaaaGTTTGGGCAccacgttcgcaacccaattccgagcattttcaccgttgggaatttcaataTTGTgtctgagctaagagaaatacccctcaCATTGTAGTattttcctttcccgcagaaaccgaGAGCTTTCTCGgaaaaactacgatcccggttttgttaaccgttggattttcatgaaatttgtatatgttgttcgaaattcagtTTAGCACGCtgtcaccgttgggatttgcgagatcatatttgtggagggagaaaaataaatcgcatgatgacagtacaagtggaggcttcaatcccttctctgtctctttaacgtttgggaactctatcggagcaattagaaaaaaaaaattggaggaatctcacggaaccgctagagatgctgttATCGCTgactgaagacacgtgagtccgcttagaggtaagcgcttagaggtaagggatgagttattcataattgggaattagtgagaacatgtgtaaggatccttagagatatcaattggaatgagttttggggtgtttttgcaattttcattttatccttttaattattacagtgaattatatatgtttgatgaatcagttgatgtcccaatgagaaattgctatgaaattgatgtgtttttgtgttgagtgtgaactcCTTGGAAAAATTAAGCTCTTTTTATtaacgtaaattatattttaaataatattattcaatgacttattttatataaattattatcttgctctaatttttttacgacgatgatcaacatgttatatgcatataattattgtaatactagaataataaattaaagaaaatggtAAGGTTAATGTCTAGTGATAATTTCTTTTGacgtaatattaaattaattgttatagaaatcctttgataaaaaacaatgtagtttaatttactatatacatatacatatatatgttttgtatcatgcaaatattattgttgtgtgatgtgtatgagttataaggtgtaataagttattataatgatattataatattatagtgaaaattgagtagtacaaagttgaatgtgtcaatttgtgagatacatgtaaaaatgagatgatcgatgtgatgttatgagatgttaaattgtggacatgatatttgattgtgaataagtgtgtgtgtttgacacttgatgtgacaataattatattgtgagttatgaattatacaataacccaaccagtgttatcttgagaaaagcgttgacgcgcagtgtttaagagaaaatgtaggtttcctagttaggaaccagtgttaaattgtagtgcaattgtgttaaacatgtttgaaacatgagtgtgaggtcgtggtattgtataattcatgagcagtgtttataaatgaaatatgtgattaattatggaataatatgttgccttgagattataatattgttattgagattgagtaaaagtgtaaagtagaacatgtgttgaattgtgagatatgtgaaaacatgtgatggtggattatgacattatgagatgtgaaattgtgaatgagttttggttgtgaataagtgtgtgattaactcttgatgtgacattatttgtgttgtaagctgtgaattgtacaataacccgaccagtgttatcttgagaaaagtgtaaatgcgcagtgttaaagagaaagtgtaggtttcctatttaggaaccaatgttaaagagaaaggGTAGGTTCCTATTTAGAAACCAGTGTTAatttgtagcgcaatatgttgtacgtgcttaagacacgagtgtgaggtcgtgggtattgtataattcactagcagtgactgtgtgctaaaatgattttaggggttggacctgagtcaggagggagagaccctgacggactcttcggagtgtaggccttgggggccaccgggtttgagtgctcctttaagcctacgctgatcccatatggttggagcattctcgcaaaacatcgtgaccctgactagtctccctatgatcttacttagtgagagtgacctgacaaacccattgtgtggtgtgtcttgttatgtactcctaagcgccccaaggtggtttttcactgacatggtaccacattgcatgtaggcttgagtcttagcataattgtctcatgcgcttgttaattgtttattatgaaattgatgtgttattatgtcttgattagaacatgtgattcttgtgtaatgtgattgatgattgaaaagtgtgattgatggatgaaaagtgaattttgaatgacaaagtgataaattaatgtgagatatgctaagtaaattgtatttggctactatatgttgttttgtttctctctaatagttaggaatgtgatagctcactcccggtttgctgtttgtgtttggatactgtgatgatcttgaatcttgtgttcgggggagcagatggctaggtgaagtgcttaaaggaaccttgtgctgaaggacgttgggacacaatgctctgataggatgtgacagtggaacataagttttatattaattgcataatgttagtctattttattttatctcactgatttaacaaaatatttttgtaaattttgaaggCCTTGTTTCGagctgaatatatttttaataagttttaattgataatagtgaagtgaacgTGAACCTTTTACCTgtgtgaatttggttaccgatatttttatatattttatttatttatatgtcgaggtagagggtgtcacatagaCAACttctagagatgttgctatcacTTTTAGAATACACACGTGAGCTTGCTTAGAGGTCacagatgagtttatcgcaattgagtttagaatgaacatgtgtagggatccttaggaatcaaattaagatttattttgggatgcttattgaattataatttttcctttatgattataaatatgatattgttgtttttgatgaaccaattgatgttctcatgcgaattggttgataaaattgagtgttctTGGTGTTCTCGTGTTTTTAACCTaggattttgattaattgattttgatatgattctgtgaaattgtttgaggggttttactctccatgttgtgagaagaatttttgtataaattatttgtacTTTGGACAAGATTTGCTAGATTgacatgataaattgttatattgagattatgaaattgtgattaaaattaTGCCtgagtgataaattgaatatgtgatgaattgtga harbors:
- the LOC100783157 gene encoding probable galacturonosyltransferase 12, which gives rise to MLLQISPSLRHVTVLPGKGLKEFIKVKVASRKLSYRMLFYSLLFFTFLLRFVFVLTAVDNIDGENKCSSLGCLGKKLRPKILGRSLESNVPEVIYGILDQPLGKDELEGRSDIPQTLEEFMTQMKEGGYDAKTFAIKLREMVTLMEQRTREAIVQEYLYRHVASSGIPKQLHCLALRLANEHTNNAAARLQLPSAELVPALVDNNYFHFVLASDNVLAASVVATSLVRNSLRPQRVVLHIITDRKTYYPMQAWFSLHPLSPAIIEVKALHHFDWFTKGKVPVLEAMEKDQNVRSHFRGGSSAIVANTTEKPKVIAAKLQALSPKYNSVMNHIRIHLPELFSSLNKVVFLDDDTVVQTDLSPLWDIDLNGKVNGAVETCSGEDKLVMSKRLTSYLNFSHPLISQNFDPNECAWAYGMNIFDLDAWRKTNISSTYHHWVEQNIKSDLSLWQLGTLPPGLIAFHGHVHTIDPFWHMLGLGYQENTSFADAETAGVIHFNGRAKPWLDIAFPHLKPLWTKYIDFSDYFIKSCHIRAL